In bacterium, the sequence AGCTCGCGGTATTTTGCCACCGTTCGTCGGGCAATATCGATGTTTCCGTCCTTGAGCAGCTGGACGATGTCCTGATCGGAGAGGGGCTTCTTCGGATTTTCCTGACCGATGAGGTTTTTAATCTTGGTTTTGATCGTCTCGCTGGCGATCGAATCGCCATCCGAGGTCGTGATCCCGCTATTGAAGAAGTATTTCAGCTCGAAGATCCCGTGGGGAGTGTGCATGTATTTGTTGGTCGTGACGCGTGAGACGGTCGATTCGTGCATCTCGATCTCATTGGCGACGTCGCGCAGGATCATCGGCCTCAGCGCGCTGATCCCCTTTTCGAAGAACTCCTGCTGGAACTTTACGATCGTCTTGGAGGTCCGGTAAAGGGTGCGCTGGCGCTGATGGATGCTGCGGATCAGCCAGATCGCCGAGCGGAGCTTGTTCTGAACATATTCCTTGGTGGCGGAGGCCCCATTGCCGTCCATCATGCTCTTATAGAGCGAGCTGACCTTGAGCTTGGGCAGGCCGTCCTCGTTCAAGACCACCACCCACTCGTTGCCGATCTTGTTCACGTAGACGTCGGGCGTGATGTACTGGGGATCGCTGGTGCTGTATTCGCGGCCGGGCTTGGGCTCCAGCTCTTGAATGATGCGGGCCAGATCTTGAACTTTTTCGAGAGAAATCTTCAGATCCTTGGCGATGCGGAGGTAATCTTTGCGTTCGAGATTGGCCAGGTGGGTGTCGATGATCCGGGCGACCAAATCCTTTTCGGGACCGAGATGGCGGACCTGGACCATCAGGCATTCTTTCAGGTTGCGGGCGCCGACGCCCGGCGGGTCGAATTCTTGGATCTTCCTCAACACCGCTTCGACGGCCTCGGGGCTGGCCTCGCACTTGGCCGCCACGTCTTCCAGGGGATCTTGGAGGTAGCCGTCGTCGTTGATGCAGCCCAGGATCATCGTCCCGATGTTGTTTTCCTCGGGGCTGAGGTTGGAAAGCTGAAGCTGCCACATCAGGTGGTCGAAAAGGCTGGTCTTGCTGGCCAGGGTGTTTTCGTAGGAGGGCAGCTCGTCGATGTGGCTTTGGACGTTCTCGGGGGCGTTGTAGGTGTTGAGGTAGTTGTCCCAATCGAAGTCGGGAGCCTCCTGCTTGAAGTCGCCTTCCTTGCCGCCCACCTCCTGGCTTTCGACCTGGGGAGCGCTGTCGGGCTGGACTTCCATCTCTTGGCGCTCGGCTTGGGCCTCGGGCGATTCCTTGGAAGGCTCTTCCAGCTCCATCCCCTCCTCGAGCAGGGGGTTCTCGAGCATCTCGTTTTGCACCATCTCGACCAATTCCATTTGGGAAAGCTGGAGTAATTTGATGGCTTGCTGAAGCTGGGGCGTGATGACCAGCGATTGGGAGAGCTTAAGATTTTGCTTGATTTCAAGAGCCATAGCTAAAAACCGGAACGTATCTTGCTACAAAAATCATAGAAGGCGCCGGAAAGGATTGTCAAGGCGGGGCTGGGTAAAAATCGATTTTATCGGAAGGATTTAGCCTTCGCCCGATTGCAAAATTTGGTTGCTTTTTTGGGGCGGGTTCGTTTCGTCGACTTTTCGGGCCTTCCAGTGCTGACGCTGGGCGTTGCGCAGGCTGGCCTTGATGAAGTGGGTGAAGAGCGGGTGGGGTGCCATCGGCCGCGACTTGAATTCCGGGTGGAACTGGCAGGCGATGAAGTAAGGATGGCTCGGCAGCTCGACGATCTCGACCAAGACGCCGTCGGGCGAGAGGCCCGAGAAAACCATGCCGCGGTCGCCCAGGCGGTCGCGGTACATATTGTTGAATTCGTAACGGTGGCGGTGGCGCTCGGAAATCTCGCGGTCCTGATAGATCCGTTGGGCCAGCGTGTCCTTCTCGATGGCGCAGGCGTAGGCGCCGAGCCGCATGGTGGCGCCCTTGTTGATGAGCTTTTTCTGCTCTTCCATCAAATCGATGACCGGCTCGGCCGCCTTGGGGTCGAATTCGCGGCTCGAGGCGGTGGGAATCCCGCAGACATTGCGGGCGAACTCGATGCAAGCGAGCTGCATTCCGAGGCAGATGCCGAAAAATGGGACCTGGTTTTCCCGGGCATATTGAATGGCCAGGATTTTCCCCTGGATTCCGCGGTCGCCGAAGCCGCCGGGCACCAAAATCCCGTCGATGCCTTCAAACTCCTTGGTCAAATCCTTCCC encodes:
- the rpoN gene encoding RNA polymerase factor sigma-54, whose translation is MALEIKQNLKLSQSLVITPQLQQAIKLLQLSQMELVEMVQNEMLENPLLEEGMELEEPSKESPEAQAERQEMEVQPDSAPQVESQEVGGKEGDFKQEAPDFDWDNYLNTYNAPENVQSHIDELPSYENTLASKTSLFDHLMWQLQLSNLSPEENNIGTMILGCINDDGYLQDPLEDVAAKCEASPEAVEAVLRKIQEFDPPGVGARNLKECLMVQVRHLGPEKDLVARIIDTHLANLERKDYLRIAKDLKISLEKVQDLARIIQELEPKPGREYSTSDPQYITPDVYVNKIGNEWVVVLNEDGLPKLKVSSLYKSMMDGNGASATKEYVQNKLRSAIWLIRSIHQRQRTLYRTSKTIVKFQQEFFEKGISALRPMILRDVANEIEMHESTVSRVTTNKYMHTPHGIFELKYFFNSGITTSDGDSIASETIKTKIKNLIGQENPKKPLSDQDIVQLLKDGNIDIARRTVAKYRELMGIQPSSKRRQLY